The Caproicibacterium lactatifermentans genome contains a region encoding:
- a CDS encoding toprim domain-containing protein: MNKLKIREAVVVEGKYDKIKLSALIDAPILVTNGFGIFRDQQQLELLRQMADRRGLLILTDSDSAGFLIRNYLKGAIDPKKMKQAYIPDIYGKEKRKSAPGKEGKLGVEGIPMPILRQCLLQAGVKVQDAPLPERPITKTDFYELGLSGGTKSAEKRRAVQRALRLPERLSANALLEVLNTLTTYADLCQLCHRFFPDKQA, from the coding sequence GTGAACAAACTGAAAATTCGGGAAGCCGTAGTGGTGGAGGGCAAGTATGATAAAATTAAGCTCTCGGCGCTTATCGACGCGCCCATTCTGGTGACAAACGGCTTTGGTATTTTCCGTGACCAGCAGCAGCTGGAACTGCTGCGGCAAATGGCAGACCGGCGCGGTCTGTTAATTTTAACAGATAGCGACTCGGCGGGCTTTTTGATACGCAACTACCTGAAAGGTGCCATAGACCCGAAAAAGATGAAGCAGGCGTATATTCCAGACATATACGGCAAGGAAAAGCGCAAGTCTGCACCGGGAAAAGAGGGCAAGCTGGGCGTGGAGGGCATTCCGATGCCCATTTTGCGGCAGTGCCTTTTGCAGGCGGGCGTGAAGGTGCAGGACGCACCGCTGCCAGAACGCCCCATCACCAAAACGGATTTTTACGAGCTGGGCCTTTCCGGCGGAACGAAAAGCGCCGAAAAACGCCGGGCAGTACAGCGGGCACTGCGCCTGCCGGAGCGCCTGTCCGCCAATGCACTGCTGGAGGTTCTGAACACCCTGACCACTTATGCGGACCTGTGCCAGCTGTGCCATCGGTTTTTTCCAGACAAACAGGCATAA